In Micropterus dolomieu isolate WLL.071019.BEF.003 ecotype Adirondacks linkage group LG09, ASM2129224v1, whole genome shotgun sequence, the DNA window GTAATTAcagatattttttatatattaatgttCAGCTgaatcaggcccattcaaactggcttgttgagttgtaactaaactttacagtcttgttttaaaatgatgtatgagGAGTGCCTTCACATCCTGTCAGGACTggtcccacagatgtttcttgatcAAAGACGTGAGTTTAATTTCGTGCACGCACCGCGGGCATCTTTCCGAGCTACAGTTTATAAACACCGTGGTCCGTCTGTGTTTATCAAACTTTATTAAAGAGTTGTATGAGTCGGCTTTATgagttttgcatttgtttttcaatgctgctccactcaggtgCGCTGCATGGGCGACTAATATCAATGTAACGAGGTCTAGTTCAgaatgtaatggagtaaaaagCCGGATATTTGGCTTTGAAACGTAgggaagtgaaagtaaaaagttgtgaaacaactaaaaatactcaagtaaagtacagataccGAAATTCCAGACCAGTTAAAGCTGCaccaatcaatatttttatatgaacaATGGGTCAAATGACTTTGGGTAATGTAAAAGGGGCCACTAGTAGGCTAACAAACCCACAGAAAATCTGCAGTTTTCCCTCAGCCCTACAGGGTAGTTTAatctttcagctcactgttttggttttatagaCCAGACCAGCAACTGAAGATTGACAATATACATAAATTCCTTTTGTATTAAACAAACCTTTCTTTTATAGACACAGTGGCCGGTCATTGCACATCTGGACAGTGATACATATCTGATCAAAACATCTCTTGATAACGGTTTGATGTggctctctgtgtctgctgaaAGTGTAGATATTTTCGCTGTATTACAACTTTATACCATGATAATGTGTGAATGTTGTGTTGAGCTTGTTGTGCTGCCATCAAGAGGCCAAAAAGGTAATAAGGCCGCGTGAGTGCAGGACTTTTAGCCTACATATAATAAGGGACAATTAATAATTCAACAATTTGATGATCCCTCTGGGATCAATGAAGTActtttgattctgattttgaaCATCTGTTACATGCTAGCCCCTGCCAAACCATTTCAcgcaatgctgattaagcctatcACCGCCAGGTAAATCACTCTGAGTTTTTTTAATCTGGCACACAGGTAATGTTGCGATTTATGTCAACCAGGACATGGTTTGCTAGAGCTGAAGGGTTGAGTAGTCCAAAGCATGTAGAAAGCTCCATGATTAGCCTTTGCTGTAATTATAAAAAAAGTCCATTGGAGagaacatttattattaataactaTTATAATTGTatagtttgttttaatatactTTGGTAGCATTGTATAGCATgcagtcatgccaataaagccattTGTAAATGAACACATGACGCGACTCTGTACTCGTCTCTGTACtcgtctctggagcaactgtaGAAATGAAGAAGGCTACAACAACTAGGAGTGCTGCAGAGAAGCCTCCAAATAAAGTTTCTGAttccagattaaaaaaaaaaaaaaaaaaaaaaagaaaaacagacaaacacggATAATGATTTGTGTAGCTTTTCTTCGTTGGAGAGCACTGAAGGAGAAAACTGAGGGCAGCCCCATTTCGTGTTACTGCTCTTGGACAGGTTAGTAATGTATTTGTAGTAAGCTAGGTAACTATTACATGCAACTCTACCTAAATAATGCATTGTCTTGGAaatctatatttattttttttacaatttctgAACAGGAGCCTGTGGTGAGCTCACCTGTAGGCACCATAACCAGTTGTcgacagtgtttgtgtaatttcTCTCATTGCCAGAAGGGGAGACTAAATTTCCGCAATGAAGGTTTAATGGAGCTTTAAATATCATACCTCACGGTCACTTACAAAAAGCACACATTGACTggcagttttaaaatgtttattaaaaaataaaatagaaaaaaatatatttacataaaaatgtcaacaaaaaaaaaataccccccccccgcccctcCCTCACAGAAGCTGGGCAGTGGTTCCCCTCTGGCCACTGAAAGCTAGGTGTCCATTTAGAGGGCCACTGCTCTCATGAATCAGCCAGGACATCAAGGGGCTGCCGCCTTTCTCTAAACAGCAGCCACCAGTTTAAAATCCCTCATTGTTTTGCAATAGGGGTAATATTACATTGCatttacatgtacatgtgtACTGCAAAATCTCAGCAGTCCTAGCCGCTCTGTTGCTTCCCTTTCCCCGTCACTTACACCAACAAGAAGCGAAGGCAATGTGGCAGAGAACAACCGAGAACTTTAACTCTTTCCGCTACCAGCGGACTGAGAGAAAGTAACGAGGGAAAAGTGATCACGGAGAGGGTTGGACCGCTGAGATGCACAGAGATTTTGATCCATACAGACTTCCAAGGATCCTGCATGTCAGGTCTTTGCTGTGGAGACGCAGGCAACTCTAACCAGTCAACAACCTCCCATGACTGATTTAATTTTCAGCCTCTCATCAATGCTGGTTCTAATCTCTAAAAGCAGACATGTCTGTCAGGGGTGCAGTTTGAAAGGGTTAAAAGGGCTTGCCAACTACATCCACGCTTGTTTTCCAATTTATATACCGGGCAAGGATTGCATGTGACTGAGCATTTCATGCACCAACGTGATCACCTCCCTACAGATGGAAATAATGTTCCGTAGAGAATAAGAGGGTGAAAGGTGATAGTATGGCTGGGCACATCTCCGGAAACTCCGGCAGTCTGTgtccaattaaaaaaaagatttttttggtCAAATCATTAAATGTGAAAAGGAATTTCTCTAGCTGGAGGTGATGATTAGCTGATAATCTGCTTTGCCTGCGAGCCATCGGCCAAAACAGAAACCCTTCATCTGAGATTGAATTGATGCCAGGTGCAGTTTTGACTGAGGGGTCAGAGTTGCCATGgtttacagaaaaagaaaacaaatagtGTAACAGCACTGAGCAGAGTCTCAGTGAAAGGTAAACAATTGTTGGTGGACACTTTGGCCCCTTCTGAGGTGCACCTGCAGAGTGCAAGTCGCTCTCTGGGTGCACCTGTTCTGTCGGGCGTCTGCTTACAACCTGTGGTGACAAGTCATGAGTCTCGATACGTTCTCACACACGTTTCACTATGTCACACACTACACAGACCCAACCACTGACATTAACATCCCCCATTCCTTACATTTGACGGATACATGTAGAAAACTAGACTTTGAAACATGTCAGGACCTCCATACAAATACAAAGGGGTCAGGCTTGTAGTTCACATGAGTTGGCTGGCGAGCCTGACAGACAGTAACATTACTCCAGTCCAACAAGCAGTGTTTGTCATTTTGGAGAAGAAACAAAACCCAAATGAAAAGACAAGAGTGTTGacacaataattataataatccaCTTGCATAGTAATAACACCAGCGTGTGTAGTGTTCTGGGCGAGTCACAGCCTTCGACACTTCTgtcctgtgagtgtgtgtatttgtgtgacaCGGTGTGCTCACAGAAAACGACGTACACATAGTCcaagtaaacacaaagaaagGCATTGCAAACAATTAGCGGAAGTACCTGGCAATCACATATACACAAGATTCCTGAATGGAATCAAAATATAATTCCCTTTCACTAGGGTCCTTGGTTCAGGAAGCACCACCACGCCCACCCCACCCCGATCTCCTATGCCCAGGAACACAAAGGAGAAAACCTTATCGCTGAGCATCGTAGTGTTGGTCTGCACTGATTTACAGCTGCGGGCAAGAGTTTACCTCAGCCCTGGGATCGCATTTCCACAACCACAGCCCTCAACTGGAGAGTAAGAGGATTTCTCTGACCAGGAATAAGTGGCTGTCTGCCCCCTTACACTAATCTTGATCTTCAAATTCAAGTCAGATAAGTGGCTGCCTTCTTGGCCGCAACCATCCTACAACATGTAATAAAAAGAGACGAGCACAAATGAAAAGACACTAGCATATATGTTTAACAGAACAGGCTCTTTCAGGCCAAAATCCTGCACTTTCTGGAAGCGTTTCTTTTAAAATTGCCTCCAGTGGAGCGAAAGATAGCCAGGACAAAAGTAGCAGGCCACTGCCAGCCTTCCCCTGACCGACAGAATATGGCAACAGCACAGTCCCATaagggacacacacatactgaaatatacacatacacacaatctcGAGGTGGCACTGCTAAAGCCCTATCCGCTCAGGAGCTGCGTCTTTTAGGCCAAAACAGAGGTACATCCTTTCCCCTCATTTCTCACGATATCCCAGGGTGCAATTTTCATCCCTCCATTTCCCTCCAGGATGCCTCAGACTAACTGGGCCGAGGAACAAAACTTCCATGAGAAATTTCATGTTAACCTCGCCTATTTTCACAAGACATTAAGGAAAATGGAAAGAATATCAAGATAAGAGCTCCGTATCCCTTTCTGAACCTGCTTCTCTTCATCAAACAGAACAAGACAAGtaaagggagagaagaggaaaaggggtgggagggagggggggggcttTGAACTGGGGTCCTTCTCAACCtgacgacacacacacacacacacacacacacacacacacaccagagatGCTGCCTGGGGAAAGGCTTcgtaaacaaaatttaaaattctacaaaaataaaacagtataaaaatgcctttacatatacacacacaaaattaaataagcATTCACTTTAGctccaaaaagaaaaataacattattgcacaaaatgaaaaaccCTTTGTTCTTACATGtataaactgtatttaaaaaaaaaaaaaagaaaaaaaaaaagaagaacacTGAACCACAGGCAGCTCGGCTGCAAGGGTCAAGACGAGGTCAAGTTAACTTGGTAATGGCATCACTGCCAAGTccaacaaaaactaaacaaagaGACCTGAAACAAAGAtgaggaaaacaaaatattgaaaAGCATAATACTGACACTACCAAACTGTGAACAAAGGTCATGCAGAAATGGAAAGGTAGAGATAGTAGGAGGAAGATGCAGAGCTGTGGGCTGCTGTTCCTTGTCTCGACAGCCCCAAAGTGAAAACTGCTGGTCTCTGGTCCTCTGTCTGCCCGTCCATCCTCCTTTGAGACGAATGAAGAGCCAGGGTCTTGCAGCCAGAGAGGGGTAGGATGAAAAGTGGGGGAAGGGGAGTGGTTTCTATCTGCTGAGGCTAACCGGGAGGCTGTCCCTCTTTCTGCGCCGCCAAGTGTTGCGGTGATACTGTGTGTGCgagtgagcgtgtgtgtgtccgcGGTTAGCCAGAACAGGGTTGTTGACCAGCGGTGGGTTGTGGAAGCCCTTCACGTTGAACTTGGCTCCGTTCTGAGCAGGGGTGGAGagaagacacaaaaaaacacatatataaAACTTCTTTACTGATCATGcaatttattctattttacatGACAGAATATTTAACCCTGTAGACTGACTTCTAGACATTCTCTGCATTATTCTGTCTTGACAACAACCAAACCCTGTCAACAAATGTCTTCCCGTAAAAAAAGGACCTGACTTGTTATGTCATTTGGCAACAGACTGCATTAACCAATCAAGTCCATGCAAGTGCACATCACTGGTGTAATACTGCTGTGAGGACATAAAgacatattatataaatatttacataaattacatttactaaGAGTTAGATAGGAAAATTGATACCACTCATGTCTGAATGCTCAATATGAAGCTATAGCAAGCAGGCAGTTAGCTTATGCTAgaaacagcttgcctggctcACTCcaatggtttaaaaaaaataaatctttaccAGCAACTCCAAAGCTCACCAACACATTAACTCATTTGACTAGATATTACCCCTGCTTTCTCAGTGTGTATGCTTAGCTTACCTAATTGCCTGCTGGCTTTAGCTTCATAATTAAACGTACAGATAaaaaagtggtatcaatcttcttatccAGCTCCTGGCAGGAAAGTGAATAAGAGCATTTTCCAAAGTCTTATGGATCATGTCCCCGTTTATGTCATTTCCTACAGCAACAGGTACACACCAGATGTACAAACATCAGGCGGTTATGGACTATAGATGGcaatttcattttttatgtaaCCTAAAGGACTAGTCTAAAGAGAAaaactgagtgtgtgtgagaggcaaATCAGATAAGGACAAACTGAAAATATGAGATGGatattgcgtgtgtgtgtgtgtgtgtgtgtgtgtgtgtgtgtgtgagagagagagacaagtttGCCTTGACAGTGAGTGTTTGTGTCATCCGGCGCCTaccttgtgtgtgtggctggagTGGGGGCTGAGCGGAGGCTGGGGGCTGGAGGGGGCAGGGGCATGAGCATGGGCTGGGGGGGGCATGTGGAAGAAGGGGGGGAGCCCGGTGTCTATACACACCTGTCTGCCAGGTATGGAGTGCATTGCTAGACCACCGGGCAGTGAGACACGAGCCTGGAGGACGGAAGGGATAATAATTAATTAGGGGGAAGGGCAACAACATATGGCTGTTCATGTTTGTATCAAATGCTCTAAATGTCCGGTTACAAAACACCCTTAGTCTGAAATTTTATACATCGTTCTCTTAACATTACACAACCCTgatttttatgtttcattttctgCTGTAATTCCAAATGTTACCCACTACATCATTTATCTTGTTCCTAATTTCTATTCACAATCTAAGCAAATGTAAACCCGTGGTGCCTGTAGCCATTGCTGCCATTACCTGTGAGCCTGGGGGCAAGAGGAGATGGTGTCCTCCCATGCCGGGCTTGCCGGTGCCCATGTTGAGGCCTGGTGGTAGAGCTAGGCCCAGAGGAGGAAAAGACGGGTATGGCGGCAGGGCTGGCGGAGGGACGGGACACGGCAGTGTTGAATCAGAGTCCtggaaaaaatacacataaaaggAAGCGATAATGAGCAAGTTTGAGTGTGTCAGCTGTAGCTCCTGCACGTTTCCATCGAAATGCTACAATAAAATGAGATGCAAATTGGGTGCTCTTTTCAGATGGATTGGAGAGTGTAAAATAGGTTATGCTGTGTGTAGTTGTATCAGGTGGGTGGCAGGATTACTCCATTATGCAGTTGACACCCAGCATAATCACAAGAAACTGCAGTTGTCTCTGCAGCAATTTAGTAGTTTGCCATGAGTGTTTCATAGCAGTGCTGCATTTCATGCTGTCTGCAGACTGCATTATGGATGTAAACAGGAGGTCAAGAGAGAAGCTTTTATGTTAACTGATTCTTCACTTTGTCAAAATTTACCTGACAAACACAAGTTTCTATTCGCCATAGTAAAAACGTActtacaaaaatgaaataaaccaCATCAAGTGCTCTAGTGCCTATCTGCTTATCCCGCAGGTGTGCGTTTTCTTACGTTGTCAGATCCAGACAgtgaggagacagaggaggctGAAGAGTGCTGCTGGGGGCTGGAGATAGACATGGGGGAGTCTGCGCTGTGGGGCGACACAGAGTCCCTTTGCTGCTCCTCTAACCCGCCACCGAGCACACAGGGCTCCTGCTCAGACACCAGCTCCTTGGGAGGTGAAACTACAAAAGACAAAGCAAATGTTCAGTAATTGAAAAATTCTAAATGCTCAGTCGATTTTATCATTTAGACTATTAAACAGCTTAAAAATCATTTACTTTCTGTTCTATCTGTACTCCTCATATGTTCATGGTTTCAACATATTATCACAGAAAGCACAAGCAGTTTTTCTTCATTAATGCAGAATTCGATTTTAAAATCTGAGGAATCGTACCTCTGTTGTCTGTTCGAGCCAGATCCCTGCCCCCCCACTTCTTAATGATCCATTCCCTGTAGTCGATCACTTCCTGGGTCAACCTGATTATCCTACCCAAGGTGCTgcagggaagagagaggggttTTAAAACAGCACCGTTTTAATCCTGGGCATCTTCAGTACCGTGGAATGGATTGAATACTAACCTTTCAGAGTCTTTGTTGGGATACGACTGCGCAAGCGGTGACACGGCATGATTCAGGACAGTGTAGGCGTAGTCAAGCACCTGCTTGACATGCATGGCACCATAGGAACCCCTCCCCACATCATTACCTACATGGAGTAATGCACACACAAGAGTAAACATTAAAAAGGTGTAAAGATAAATAATCCCAGTATGCTCTGTGATATTAAACCTTTgtcatttttactgttttacataCTCCAAACTCTTCATTTGCTGTGGGATATGACTTGCTCATTCATAGAAATATGGTTAGTCATCTAAAATGTAGCACACTCTATGAACTATAGACCTAAAACTTTGGCAGTTTTTTGTATCATCATAGCATTCAAATTATTGTGATTGCATAAGTTTGCTTTTGCAGAAAAATACAGGTATAAATTGGTGCGGTTTATGTGATGCTTTTAGCTCGATTTCTCAGCGTGCCATTGCTGTTTGCCACTTTGTCACTCTTGAAAGTACCACTGGATGGCACAAAAATAAGGAATTTTGATACACATAGGGACTTCAAGCCTTTGTTCCAATTCATTCACCTAATGAGTCAATACAATTTATTATAATGGACAATTACTGCACAACCATTTGTGGAACATCTACAGTATAAAAACCACACGAGAACTGGTACAAACATGGGTCAAGTATGCCTCAGTGAATTTAGTTTGGTTGGCCATTCCACAAAACCTTGTCTTGACTGCCTTATAACTTCTATAATAGATGCATTTCTGCTCTGAAAACTACAATTTTTTGTTCTCAGTCATCCTTGTGAACCTGTGAAACACACACCTGGAAGCAGTGGGTCCTCTATGCAGAGCATGGATGGCCTGTATCCATTTGTCATGGCCTTCATAATCTCCTCTTTGGCAATGTACGCTCCTCCATTTTTTATGCGAATCCCTGTTTTCAAGTAGTTGAAATGGCGGCCATACAACTCAAAGAACTCGATCAGCAACACACCCAAGTTCTCATTGGGGTTTCTGGCATCAATACGAGGATGGAGCTGAAGAGCAAGGACTGAATTAGTATGTATTTAAAACAAGTATTACTAGGCATTTACCACTGATGTGTGTACAACACTGTTGGAAATGCTTTACCAATACTAATTCTACTATGACTCCTGTTAATGCTACGCCTATCAGTAGTTGTATTACTACCTTAAGAAACACTAAAATACTACCATACTGCTACTGCTCTTATGAGGACTTTTACTTTCATAAGCACTGCTGATACCTAAATTGCTTCCAAATTGTGACTGCAAACACATCCTGCACTATGACTTTTATCTTATGTGCGTCTTACTGTACCTGTAGGAAGCTGATGACCATGAGGATGAGGCTGTAAGAGCTGATCCCCCCGGTGAAGACTTCGTTTAGATCTCTCTGCAGCAGAAACTGCTTCAGCACAAAGATCAGGTAAGGCAGAACCGGATACATCTGAAAGAGGAAGAAGTGAGAGATGAGATGATTGATTCAGTCAAACTGGGGATTAGGTAACAGGAAGTGGGTGAATTACAGAATcctcaaagaaaaacaaaacaaattcaaatttgACTCCGGTTGCATGTTCCACTGAGGAGCAGTGAGGATTTCTGGAGATGTTAGAGTTCATGAGTTACAGATCAAAAGGAAGAGCGCATATAAttccagtgtttccccacaTATAGACTTTACTTTGGCGTGCTACCCAGGTACATTAATGACCGacaaagtatatttggcaatccattttagcattttgcagagaaacacagaaagagatgtTTCCTGGTATTACGTTACAAGACGCGGACATGGTATATATTTTAcagcatggaccaggtaaagcaacagtgaacacaccagggCAGGAGTCATTCGGTACCACGCTGGTTTCAATACGAgtacgtcattaacaagcctcctccacatgcggtgcacctgctgctgtgaaaatggaacaggaaaaatccaaaagacgagttctgtgtcttttcagtgactttataaaacgtactgctgatggtCAGAAtgtcagcagaggagagagagaggcgtggCAAGCAGGTGTGTCTGCAGAAAGAGAtcagaggtgtaggtgtgtacAGGTGGGGAAAAGACaactgaagggaaaagcaaggtgagcggATTAAAGGAgcgagtaaacactaaaataagaaaatgaaataaaattaaaatgatgaaataagaAATTACCTGCTAGAAATAGGAATATATACTGGCGACTTGATCCAAGAGCAATTGCTGTTTCCTTTACAATTTGAGTCAATTACATTTTCTAACTATTTGGCAATCTTGTGTAACCATATAGGTTACAATGCACAAGCTGTGACAGTTTctggtcaaacaaacacacactaactgaGGCCTCAGAGTGGAAATGCTGTGTTGCTGGAGGTATTTTCAAATATTAGTCATGTTTCCGCAATAACTTTGATACACTATTGCGTACTCTTTCTATTAGGAAGCTATGATGCTGCCAAACCAGTGTAAACCCCTTGCTGAAGACACAGTTACTGATGAAGCCATAATgattcaaatcttttttttttttttttagtcagtTCAGGCAGCTGAATAATAATTAGTTGTTGATGCTACGTAATCGTTACCCCCGTACCTACATACACACTCTTTCTAGCTTCCAACTGGGCTAAACCTTCTGAGAAGGCGATGCTACCCAGCGCCTGTGAGATGATAATGTGCTAGAAACCCAGAGGGCCTTGGAATGGGAATTACAAATGTTCATTTTCCAATTGAAAAGGAAGCATAACCTCCAggcagtatgtgtgtgcatatctcTGCTAGTGGAGCAGCAGAGCTTGGTTGACTTTTCAAATATGCTTTTAAGAAGGGAGAACACCGCTGGGAGGTACGCTGCTCCAACTGGCTGCATAGGAACCTGACATATAAGGATTACTTTGAGGTGACCTCTCAATGACAAGACGGCACTGGAGCCTGTCATACCCACATATCAACAACATCAGCTATCGCTGCATTGATGGCGAGCGTGGTTGTTAACTTTCAAGCCGTAACACGTGTTCCCGTGGAACTGTTGCAACGTGcaaaaatgcaacaacaaaaaaaagggacAAAAGCCAAAACCTGACAGCGTGGTGGAAAATCAGCACCTGGAATTCTCTCTGCATTAACTACTACAACCGTGACTAAAGCTCGCCAGAGCCACGGGGTGGATTTCACCTCCGCCGAGCACATTTGGCAACAAGGTTTTCAGCAACACACAGACTCAGTTTGAGTTAAGTGGAGATTATACTGAGCATGGTTGCTGGGGTCCGATCCAGCTTCACTTTGGAAATGAGACGAGCCAATACAAGATTagagtgaagtaaaaagtaatgCTTTAAACTGCTGTGTTGCCTGATTCAGGGAGGGAATTTCCAAAGTTCTGTATTTAGACCCCACTGTAAAATGGTAATTATGGGACTCCTCTGgtggtttttatttaaatatgccTACTTGAccttctcctgctctctccctccatctctatGTATTGCTTGTAATGTGCGTTGTGGCTGGATGTCATTTAGACTTGCAAATGGAGTTCAGTGTGCCATTTGATGCCTTCTGGTCTAATTCcatgattaaataaaacaacGCTCAGATAGTGTACCTGTAAACTTATTGCTGACATCAATATCACCATGGCGACAGGTAGATCTCACCTTAACATAATCTTTAATGAAGCATGCCGCCTTGACTCCAGTCTCCACATTGAAACTGATGTCCACCTTCACCTCAGTCTCCTGGTCTGTCAGCTTGATGATTGGCACCTGTGGGGAGAAAAAGTGACATGTATTAGCACATTTTTCATTACAGTCATCGGGGTGTGCACACCCCACAGGATGAGTGCGCACGCTCATAAAATACAGTCCCACAGTGCTATGGTAACTATGAACACTTCCGAGGCAAGTATCCACGTTACATGGCCTTGAGGCATGATATGCATTTTTTTGCAGcataataattatttaactTCGACACGataggaggaaaaaaaactacCAAAGAACAGAGCTGTAAACAGAGGAATATCACTGTCCTGATTTTAATGTTGGGTGAACTACAGCTGAAgtatctgctgctgttgtaaTATTATAGTGGGCAGTGAACAATAAACTGTATATTTACAGTTGAACAGGAAAAACGTGTGTGCGCCACCTACCATGGAAACAGATGACAGATGAAAAGAAGACACTCAATTAGTGCCTTCCGCCCACCCTCATACCTCCATGGACATAAAAGAGTGAAGGAGCCAAAGCTTTATTCTTCCACATATCTGTTTTAAGTCCAGAAGAACTTTTCTAGGAATGTAAAAAGTGCTGCCAAATTGTGATTTGGCCGGGTTTAATATGACTGGTTTCTTATTTACTGGGGATGTAATAACTTATTACTTACTGtgaagaataaaactttcaggAAGAATGAAATTAACCGCAGAACAATTCCATTGTGCTGGATCATTAATAATTGCATCAGTGTACATGGAAGAATAAATCGTCATTTAATATCATACTACTCACTGTAGCCTTGTCCAGCACTTTGATGGAAAAAGGTTCTGCCACGTTATGCTTGCGAAGAGCTTGTTCCAGCTCCTGCAGCGGGGGGCGCTCCCACTTCCCAAACACCACCAGGTCAATGTCACTGAGGGCAAGAAACAGTCAAGACATTAAACTGCTGGCCAGAGAAACACACcaggtattaaaaaaaaaccaaaaaaaaataacagttgGAGTTTTCTTTAAGTCATAAATGCTAGGGTCTTACCTTGTTGGAAGGTACAGCCCTGTGCTGAAGCTGCCAAATATTTGGacctggaaaaaagaaaaatatgaaaacaatgaCCAAAAACTGTTCATCCCATAAAGACAGCATAATAtacagacaggagaaatattaaaataaaaaaataactgaatAAAAGAATGGAGAGACATatcaaatgcagatgcttccatGCACCAGGGGTTGCTGAATGGTTTGGTGAGAAttaaaacaataagaaaaaaagatagTCTTTACAATCAGCAGCTCTTAACCCAATTTCACACCTATGGAAGATTTTGGA includes these proteins:
- the tent4a gene encoding terminal nucleotidyltransferase 4A isoform X2, with product MDFYHFMSPRPEEAAMRKEVVNRIEMIIKELWPTADVQIFGSFSTGLYLPTSDIDLVVFGKWERPPLQELEQALRKHNVAEPFSIKVLDKATVPIIKLTDQETEVKVDISFNVETGVKAACFIKDYVKMYPVLPYLIFVLKQFLLQRDLNEVFTGGISSYSLILMVISFLQLHPRIDARNPNENLGVLLIEFFELYGRHFNYLKTGIRIKNGGAYIAKEEIMKAMTNGYRPSMLCIEDPLLPGNDVGRGSYGAMHVKQVLDYAYTVLNHAVSPLAQSYPNKDSESTLGRIIRLTQEVIDYREWIIKKWGGRDLARTDNRVSPPKELVSEQEPCVLGGGLEEQQRDSVSPHSADSPMSISSPQQHSSASSVSSLSGSDNDSDSTLPCPVPPPALPPYPSFPPLGLALPPGLNMGTGKPGMGGHHLLLPPGSQARVSLPGGLAMHSIPGRQVCIDTGLPPFFHMPPPAHAHAPAPSSPQPPLSPHSSHTHKNGAKFNVKGFHNPPLVNNPVLANRGHTHAHSHTQYHRNTWRRRKRDSLPVSLSR
- the tent4a gene encoding terminal nucleotidyltransferase 4A isoform X1; translated protein: MDPRVAWIQPEQKGPANALWMHVWETSQGVRTFSAQLHNQNHNQCVNYAALDVFKNVATAVASSKSVCSSNGNVNVAASLSNGSSHHSIMNGTAISSLAIALSNGNVHNSFTTANTAEPGEGKTLPKKTGSVSSSSSSSQESGTDSPPSICSHERTMGGNVTGNINKNVGGANLLFSAIDSMDNNVNLYHHHHHRHLHEHPPFTLTLQQVCVKGHQVHPTGPVNHTHSHHPGRRKSDNKASTYGMNYLLSNCSNGNYASTWTPWKTRKYNPGVLGLHEEVMDFYHFMSPRPEEAAMRKEVVNRIEMIIKELWPTADVQIFGSFSTGLYLPTSDIDLVVFGKWERPPLQELEQALRKHNVAEPFSIKVLDKATVPIIKLTDQETEVKVDISFNVETGVKAACFIKDYVKMYPVLPYLIFVLKQFLLQRDLNEVFTGGISSYSLILMVISFLQLHPRIDARNPNENLGVLLIEFFELYGRHFNYLKTGIRIKNGGAYIAKEEIMKAMTNGYRPSMLCIEDPLLPGNDVGRGSYGAMHVKQVLDYAYTVLNHAVSPLAQSYPNKDSESTLGRIIRLTQEVIDYREWIIKKWGGRDLARTDNRVSPPKELVSEQEPCVLGGGLEEQQRDSVSPHSADSPMSISSPQQHSSASSVSSLSGSDNDSDSTLPCPVPPPALPPYPSFPPLGLALPPGLNMGTGKPGMGGHHLLLPPGSQARVSLPGGLAMHSIPGRQVCIDTGLPPFFHMPPPAHAHAPAPSSPQPPLSPHSSHTHKNGAKFNVKGFHNPPLVNNPVLANRGHTHAHSHTQYHRNTWRRRKRDSLPVSLSR